A region of the Sminthopsis crassicaudata isolate SCR6 chromosome 6, ASM4859323v1, whole genome shotgun sequence genome:
CTATGTAGAACCTCTTTAGTTTTATATAATCTAAgttgtctattttatcttttgtaattgacTCTGTTCCTTGTTTggttaaaaatacattttctatcCATGGATGCGAGAGGTATATTatctacttctcttctaatttttctaaaaaacaaaataatctttatGTATCCATTTAGAATGCATTGTAGAATATTGGGTAAAATATTTgtctaaacttaatttttctcagaCTACTTCCAATAGTCTTCCAATGTTGCCAGAAATTTTTACTAAATGGAGAGTTCTTTCCTAAGTATTTTACTTTCCATTTATCAAACATTGGGGCGAGTTCCATTGTTTCTGATCTTCCCTTGTGttccatttgtttcctttgttcCATTAATCTCTtgttttttaaccaatactaGATGGTATTGATAACTACTTCTTTATAATCCAATTTGAGATCTGGaaatactatttccttttctttcttacctcttcattatttttcttgatattctagatcttttattttctccaactGAATTTGGttactatttttattaagttatattaagtatttttttttttttttggtaatttggcTGGCAtgacattaaaatgtaaattaaatttggAGGTATTAGCTCAGTTCAGTCAAGAATATGGAATATTCTTCCAGCTATTTATGTTTTTAGGAGTAAAATATCACTCGTTAAGAAACTTTTTCTCTAGGGCTCCTACATTTAAATATAATCCAGATTCAGCAGACAAAGGAGAATAAATTTCTAATATATAAACATCAtaatgaggggaagggaaaggcctttaattatgatatatatgggcatatatatgcatgtatatgtttttaaGCAAGCAGTATCAATTAATTTACACTTCCCAGAGGAAAGACTGCATTTGCAATTACAGAATTCTAAGAAGCAAACACATCCTTTGAAACAGTGAAAGAAAGGTCATATAGACTGTGAATAAGGAATTGTAGAGTGAATTGGCAGGAATAATTTAAGGGTCCTTACAATAGGTTTTCATAGGGAGAATATTTAATAGCAACCAAAAACCTTAAGTGAGAAATTCTTCAAGAATAGTAGATTAGAATTATTTGAgtagccaaaaaacaaaaacagcactaaaccaattttttttcttttacagggatttttttttttttttaacctgacgATATCTACAATGTGAGAAAGCACATTTGTAGAAGTGACAATTCAAGACGAAAGGTAACCAGTTTTGGGATATATTTTTTAAGCTATAGTATGCATAGATTTCATATTAAGTTTTAGTTTTAGGTGCTATAGTTGgcattacaaatttattttttgttatataattttgCTAAGATCCTTAAGGGCTTGAACAATGAACAAACACAACGCCCAAATTCTAGAAGTGGGTATGGGTTCATTTGGGGTGCTAAGATATGATATAGGATTGCTTATATTTTATCTCAATAGGAATTAGAGATGAAGAGGTAAAAGCTGGGAAAGTAGGATATGTGAGTACCTCAGAAAAGCAgaagatatttaaatatgttacTCAAACAAAGTTGAGCATCCCATCTCTCCTGATAGCAGAGCTTCTTGTCCTTACATGGAAAGCATTTAACTGTTTGTTTATCCCTGTCTCTTACAAACTCTATTTTCTCTAAAAAGTCCATCTAATTTGTCAtaccttccccctctccccccagtcCTCAAATTCCTAGGTTCCATATTCCAACTCTGTCCCTCTACCTCCAGTTacattgtatttacttatttgtatacacagtttttttccttccttataagTAGAGTTCTTGAAAGCAGTAATTATTGATTTGTGGTTTTTTGTTCTCAATTCTTGGCACAGTGCCTTTGCATATAATAGGAACCTAGAAAATGTTTGTTAACTTTACTTTCATGTACCTTCTTTAACTTCTTACATGTCGATGAAAAAGTTTTATTCTAAAGGGTTTTAGGAGACATCACCAGTTCTTTCAGAATGTAGGgttatgaaaatgtgtttttgtGTTTTAGTAATTAGCACCATTTTATAATACGTTTGTTTAAAataatgtgcttttaaaaaaggTTTCAAATTCCTggattattcatatttataaaagttAGTCTGCATCTCTCTATAAATATTACACACCAGTATTTTAGGGATACTGATCCTGGGCATAAGTAATTTTTGGAGAGCATGTTGAATAGTAGTATCTAGTTTTTCCAATGCCTATTGTAACATTTAATTCaaggtttttgttattgtttttgtcattttaggGAAAGGGTGTGGGGAATGATACTTTATATAGTTTGGAATGATAATGTATAGGATCTATAATCATGAATTTAGGGGAATTTATAGTCCAAATCCCAAACTCTAATAATGCTGTACTATAAAACTCAGGCAAACTTTTTGGCCATTTTTTCCCtggataaaataagttttttggtTTCATAAATAAGACTCTCTTTGGTAGTGATTTAAGCTCCTACCACTAGGTGctgaagataaaaagacagaagagaagCCTCTCCCTTCTGCCCTCAAGGTGCTTAGATTCTACTAGGGAGATAAATATACACAGGTAAATAGATACAAGGTATAATTTGAAGAGGGAACTCTAACAATTGAGGGAATCAGGAAGGGATTCTTAGAAGTGATAAATATGAAACTTAGGTGAAAATTCACTTTACATTTCTACCTTAAGAGACCACTTAAATTGTTtgaaaaaattgatatattttactCCAAAATCTAAATTTTTGACTGGAATGTAATGTAGATATTGGGAGCTGAAATGGTTTGTGTCAACTCTCATACCCTTTAACATCATTATCTTTAAATATCTAGATTAGATTATAATACTACTGTCACTCATATTTGTATATAGAATTCTGGTCCCTATCTACAATTCCCAAGaactatttttatatgcattgttaatggtaatttattttattggtaAATAGTTATAATTGGTAAATTTGGTAAATTTGTTATAGGTAAGTAATGCcctcaattatatttttactCCTCAGTTAAATTTGAGGAAATTTAGACACATAAGATGAATTTAATTTGGGAAAACTGCATCCTTGAATTGCTTTATTCtaattttgagtttcatttgAGTTTTTATCCACTTTGTGAGGTAagtaataatataaaaactatGCTATtaatacacatatttattttggATATCCAATCTACTCATTTGTGATGtaatacttgctttttttttcataggaAATACTgtagtttttaagaaaaaaatttttttttggtctatggaTTAAAAGTGAAATCAGTATCCTGTGTGCTTgttgcttggattttttttttaaagcatataaatcagaataataaaaaacattCATAATAAAAAGTTTTGTCAATTAAGACATGAGTTGTGGAAATGAGTTTgtggaaactttaaaaaaaattggttatcctaagagtgataatcttaaTGGAGAAGATTTTGACTGGTTGTTTGAAACTGTtgaaaataaaccttttttgGAGTGGTTGTGTAGAAATGTAAATGAACGGCATGTATTGACTGAAAAAGAACTGCAAGCTTTTAATACCCTTCAAAAATCTGGCAAGCCCATCCTAGAAGAACAAGCATTGGATGAAGTACTTAAAACTTGTAAAATTTCTGATCTGAAAACATGTAGTTATGAAGGAATTGAGTTAGAAAAATTAGAGACTGAAATCCAAGCTCTTCAGAagttaaaaaatctaaaaattcagCGTCGtaataaatttcaatttataGCTTCAACAAATAGTCATAGATTATTCCAATTAAAATCTAAAGAAGAAGAAGTTACTAAAAATCTGAAGGAGAGTCAGGGATTTCTGAATGCTGTAAATACCAAAATAACTAATCAACTTCAAGATCTCATTGATGGAATTGAGAAATTAACATCATTCTTTGATTGTTCAGAGACAAAACAAGGGACAACTCCTCCAGTGTTTTTATCTCAACTTGCTTTGGAAAAATACTTAAGCCAAGAAGGACAAAGCACAGTAGCATTAACTTTGTATACCAAAAAGCATTTCTTTCAAGGTATACAGGAATTAGTTGAAagttcaaatgaagaaaattttcagCTTTTTGATATACAAACACCATCCAAttgtggtgatgatgataatgaagcCCGTGAGGAAAGGCGACATGAGATGTCAAGGCTGCAGCTGGCTTATATTTGTGCCCAACATCAGTTAATTCAATTGAAAGCAAATGAATGCAGCCTTCAGTCACGTATAAAATGGGCAGAGGAGACACTTCAAACCCTAGCAAGCAAGGTAAGGTGAAAAATTAATCTcatttaaggagaaaaatatagtAAATACTGTTAAATTACTTAAAAGGGGAGATAATTGTGTTTCCTTATTGCCAGTTTTTCTAATGAATAACCATGATGTGCCAGTATTTGAAAATTTTACAGTAATCAGATTCTTaacttcaaaaatcaaaattcAGATAAATGTGTTTTAATAAAGGCATGGCTATTACTCAATCTTCTGTTGgctaattttgatattttatagatatttttatttttatatggttatagtgtatatattatttgtttttcttttctgtgcttCACATTAtggaatatcttttaaaaaattttaagcccctcaaatttataatttttaatggtCCTGTAGTATATTCCATCATATTGATACACTAGAGCTTACTGAACCATTTgcaaattattaaacatttaagtagtttccagttcttttgtGATCAGAAATGACATATGTGtctgtgtttatacacacacacacacacacacacacactttttaggATAATTCTTTCACAgtgtattctctttttttccccctggtgtATTTTCAATAAAGATTATTGGACCAAAGGGCATGCCTATTTTTACAACTCTTCTGTACCACCAGTTTGTTCTCTAAGGAGATTCTATTAATAtacaattattaataatatttataatatattatatataattataatattatataataataattaataatataataatatacaattcTACCAGTAGTATATGAAAATGCCTACCTTGGGCActgaattttattgatttatttttacaaagtgATCAACAGTTAATTACTCTTTATTAAGTCTCCTTTAAGTTTCATCAATTTGAACTTTACTAATTTGAAATTTATGAACATTCAGATATGGCAGTACAAAggtaaataccttttttttttttttttaaagagtagtgttgatttttaaaattttttattgtatattgTGGGTTGTCTGTTGTAGTGATCTTTGTTATTTAGTAgttgggtatataggtatatatttacTGGAAGTTTTTATGTGTTACTGTTTTTAAGATAATAACTTTATCCAAAAACATCTAGAAAAGGTTCTAATAATGTCTGTCAAAAAGTAACGTAGTCAGTTAATTAATGTAGGAGACTAGCTCTCCTGGAAAGTTCTTTCGTCACTTAAGagaacaaagtttttaaaaatgtttagctAGTTTCTATTTTCATATGATGAGTGTACTGATTACAAAGAATCATCTTGACAGACCTTGTTAGTTATTAGTTTATAGTACTACTGTATGTATTAACAAAACAACTTAAAAAGTAATTATTCAGTATCAAAGTAGCTTTTTCTCCAAttccatattgtttttctttttgactacTCTATTTTCAGAATGCATGACTTTTGGTAGGGGAGCAGATATTAGCCTTTGtaattatatttactttaatttaatattaaaattagtttCCAATTCATTTCATACATCAAGTGAGGGGCATGGGTTGAAagtcaaaatggaaaagaagtttaaaaaatgtttgtttttggaGTCCTTAAAGATTTATaagtattttgcctttttttttttttttgttcagactATTGGCAAAGAAGATGTAGAGGCTAAAATTTCTAGCTTTAGCAGTGAGATACTAAAACTTGAAGAACAAATCACccaactgaaaaataaaacattgcctACTGTGgtcaaagaaaatgctcaattacTGAATATGCCAGTTGTAAAGGGGGATTTTGATCTTCAGCTTGCTAGACAAGACTATTATACATCAAGACAAGAATTAGTTCTTAATCAGCTGATAAAACAGAAGGCATCTTTTGAACTTCTGCAGCTAGCATATGAAATTGAATTGAGAAAGCATCGGGATACTCAccggcaacttgaaaacttgacTCAAGAACTTAGTCAAAGTAATACTATTCTGCATCAACgattagaaatgttagctgaCCCATCTATATCTCAGCAGGCCCATCCAAGAAATACTATTGATGCCAAGGATTGTTCTACTCATAGGTATGTGTCATGATTATACTGTCACATTGATATTTGAAGGGACCTTAGGTAGCAAACATTGGGATTATATATTCTCTTTATCTTTAAGTTAATGATCTGGCTGAATAGATAT
Encoded here:
- the HAUS3 gene encoding HAUS augmin-like complex subunit 3 — encoded protein: MSCGNEFVETLKKIGYPKSDNLNGEDFDWLFETVENKPFLEWLCRNVNERHVLTEKELQAFNTLQKSGKPILEEQALDEVLKTCKISDLKTCSYEGIELEKLETEIQALQKLKNLKIQRRNKFQFIASTNSHRLFQLKSKEEEVTKNLKESQGFLNAVNTKITNQLQDLIDGIEKLTSFFDCSETKQGTTPPVFLSQLALEKYLSQEGQSTVALTLYTKKHFFQGIQELVESSNEENFQLFDIQTPSNCGDDDNEAREERRHEMSRLQLAYICAQHQLIQLKANECSLQSRIKWAEETLQTLASKTIGKEDVEAKISSFSSEILKLEEQITQLKNKTLPTVVKENAQLLNMPVVKGDFDLQLARQDYYTSRQELVLNQLIKQKASFELLQLAYEIELRKHRDTHRQLENLTQELSQSNTILHQRLEMLADPSISQQAHPRNTIDAKDCSTHRLYELLEGENKKQELFRTYEGLEEVAQKLKQDVSSVRDQLTITAQEHALFLSKLNNDVDMLCDTLYCGGNQLYLSDQELKKQFHQVDSHLKKLNHLLMDILANVKAKRRILATDKLYQMERELYVYFFKDKEYLQSIVENLEHQLKITTMGLED